Part of the Planctomycetota bacterium genome, AGTCGCGGCGCTTCGGCGGCCAGGTCGGTGACCATTTCCACCTGGGCCTGCGGCGAGGAGGCCTTCAGGCTCTGCGCGATCTCGGCGCTCAGCGGCCCCGAGGTCATCAGCAGATCGGGCGGCTTGCCATCGAAGGCGCTGGCCAGCTTCTCGCCGACCATCCGGTGCAAAGCCCGGCTTTCCTCCCCAAGTTCGAGCATGTCCCCCAGGGCGACCACGCGGCGCAGCGCCGTGGCGGAAACTTCGGCGAAGGAAGCGACCGCGGCCAGCACCGCCTCCGGGTTGGCGTTGTAGGAGTCGTTGTAGACCTCGATCTGGCCCACCCGCTCCCGGACCATCCGGCCTTCGGAGGGAACCACTGCGCTCATGGCGTCGGCTGCCCGCTGCGGGTCCAGACCCATCGCCCCGATCACGGCGATGGCCCCGGTGGCGTTGATCGCGTTGTAGTGGCCGGGCAGGCGCAGCGTGAAGCGGATTTCGCAGCGCGGCCCCTGCACCACCAGTTTCTGGGTGCCGTCCGCCGCGACTTCGCGGGAGCGCAATCGCCAGAGGCACATGCCCCCCTGACCGAAGAGTTGCAGCACTCCACCCGCGGGCAGGCGTTCGGTGCGGGCGATTTCCGTCAGGCCCGGAGAATCGCCGTGGATCACGAAGATGCCCGAGGTGTCCAGGCCGCGCGCAATGGCGCACTTTTCCCTGGCGATCGCCTCACGGCTGCCCAGTCCGCCCAGGTGCGTGGAGCCGCTGTTCACAATCAGGGCGATCTCGGGCCGCGTCAACTTCGCCAGCGGTTCGATTTCGCCTGCGTGGTTCATGCCGATCTCGACCGCCAGGAACTTGGTGTCCCGCGGCGCCGACAATATGGTGAGCGGAACACCCAGATGGTTGTTGAAGCTCTTGGGGCTGGAGTGCGTGAGGCCGAAGGGTTCAAACGCCGCGGCCAGAAGCCGGCGCGTGGTGGTCTTGCCGGCGCTGCCGGTGATGGCGACGGTGCGGCAGCGAAGTTTTTTTCGCCAGGCGACGGCGGCAGCCGTTAGGGCCGCTTGAACATCCGCCACCAACAGGCGCGGAAGGCCGTCGCAGGTGCACTCGCGCCGCTCGATCATCGCCGCCTCGGCGCCGGACTTCTTTGCGGCGTCCAGGTAGGCATGACCGTCGCTCTTCTCGCCGCGCAGGGCCAGGAACATTTTCCCCGTGAGATCGCCGCGAGTGTCGATGGCCACTCCCCCGATCGAGGCGGGCGCCGGATCGAGCCATTTTCCCCCGGTGGCGGAAGCAAACTCCTCCGGCGTGAGAAAATCCTTCACTTGACGCACTCCGCGGCGCCCAGCGCCTCGCGTGCGACCACGCGATCGTCGAAGGGCCTCTTCACGGTGCCGACGATCTGGTAGTTCTCATGCCCCTTGCCGGCGATCAGCACCGCGTCGCCCGGCCGCGCCAGCGAGACCGCATGCATGATCGCCTCGCGTCGGTCGACCATCTTCATCACGCTGCCGCGCGAGGCGGCGGGAACTCCGGCGGCCACCTCCTCGACGATGCTCGCGGGATCCTCGGTGCGCGGGTTGTCGCTGGTGATGATGGCCAGGTCCGCGTGCTCGCACGCCACCGCCGCCATGCGCGGACGCTTGGACTTGTCGCGGTCGCCGCCACAGCCGAAGACCGCAATCAATCTTCCGCCCGTCGGCAGGGCCGGGCGCAGCGCCCTCAGCACATTGAGCAGTGCGTCGTCGGTGTGGGCGTAGTCCACCAGCACCGCGAAAGGCGAATCAAGCGCCGTCACCGGCTCGAGTCGACCCGGCGGAGCTTGAATCGTCGACAAACCGCTTTCGATGGCATCGCGGGTGGAACCCAGGCTCCATGCCGCTGCCGTGGCCTGCAGCGCGTTGGTGGCATTGTGGCGGCCCATCACCGGCAGCCGCGCCGAGACTTCGCCCCAGGGCCCGCGCAAGCGCAGCCGCATGGAGCCGATTCTCGCTTCGAGCACGCTGGCCTCGACATCCACATGCGTTGCCGTTCCGCCGGCCACTCCGCAGCGCAGCACCCGCGCCCGGCAGTCGCGCAGCATGCGCGCGTGCATCGGGTCGTCGGCGTTGACAATCGCGATGGCGTCGCCGCGCAGCCCCTCGAAAAGTTTCGCCTTCGCGTCGCCATAGGCCGCCATGGTGCCGTGGTAGTCCAGGTGGTCGCCCGAGAGATTGGTGAAGAGGGCCACCTCGAAATCGATTTCGGCCACGCGCCCCTGCTCCAGCGCGTGGCT contains:
- a CDS encoding UDP-N-acetylmuramoyl-tripeptide--D-alanyl-D-alanine ligase is translated as MKDFLTPEEFASATGGKWLDPAPASIGGVAIDTRGDLTGKMFLALRGEKSDGHAYLDAAKKSGAEAAMIERRECTCDGLPRLLVADVQAALTAAAVAWRKKLRCRTVAITGSAGKTTTRRLLAAAFEPFGLTHSSPKSFNNHLGVPLTILSAPRDTKFLAVEIGMNHAGEIEPLAKLTRPEIALIVNSGSTHLGGLGSREAIAREKCAIARGLDTSGIFVIHGDSPGLTEIARTERLPAGGVLQLFGQGGMCLWRLRSREVAADGTQKLVVQGPRCEIRFTLRLPGHYNAINATGAIAVIGAMGLDPQRAADAMSAVVPSEGRMVRERVGQIEVYNDSYNANPEAVLAAVASFAEVSATALRRVVALGDMLELGEESRALHRMVGEKLASAFDGKPPDLLMTSGPLSAEIAQSLKASSPQAQVEMVTDLAAEAPRLARLLKDGDALLIKGSRVSGMERLLEVVRSAKSPAEIAKTS
- a CDS encoding UDP-N-acetylmuramoyl-L-alanyl-D-glutamate--2,6-diaminopimelate ligase, with amino-acid sequence MKLSELVQHVKGLKQAAAGDPEIRSVIDDSRAAQAGALFVARTGSKAAGAAFIEDAVKRGASALVVSMNDTVPAGIPAWRTANPTAMVAPLAHAFAGFPSKHLKMLGVTGTNGKTTVAFFVQQLMLAAGSKFGLMGTILTDDGKTLAPAELTTPGAAAIAPLLKRMRDNGCKGVAMEVSSHALEQGRVAEIDFEVALFTNLSGDHLDYHGTMAAYGDAKAKLFEGLRGDAIAIVNADDPMHARMLRDCRARVLRCGVAGGTATHVDVEASVLEARIGSMRLRLRGPWGEVSARLPVMGRHNATNALQATAAAWSLGSTRDAIESGLSTIQAPPGRLEPVTALDSPFAVLVDYAHTDDALLNVLRALRPALPTGGRLIAVFGCGGDRDKSKRPRMAAVACEHADLAIITSDNPRTEDPASIVEEVAAGVPAASRGSVMKMVDRREAIMHAVSLARPGDAVLIAGKGHENYQIVGTVKRPFDDRVVAREALGAAECVK